A segment of the Cellvibrio sp. KY-YJ-3 genome:
CTGCCACTTTCGCTCGTATGTATTTGACCTTTTGAGAAGCTCTTTATGCAAATTGCTGTTGTGAGATCGCTAAAATTTACACTACTCAGTGTTTTGATAAGCTTGTCGCTCCCAGGTTTAGCCGCTGTCGAAGAGCTCAAACCTAGCCCGGAGCAAAGTAAAGCCGTTACTGATCTGGTAGAAAAACTCAGCAAAGAGCATTACCGGGATCAAGAACTCAATGACGCCCTCTCCTCTCGTTATTTAGACGAATATTTGAAATCGCTGGACAATGCGAAAAATTTCTTTTTACAAGCGGATATTAACGAATTCGAAAAGTACCGCAAAACATTTGATGATGACTATAAAAAAGGTCAATTGGATAATAGCTTCGCCATATATAACCGCTTCAACAAGCGCATGGTTGAACGCTTGGAAAAAGTTATTAAAGAGCTGGACGATCCCAAAACAAAATTTGATTTTGATGTAGAAGAATCAATTGTAATTGATCGTGAAAAGGCGGCCTGGCCAGCTACTGCGGCCGAAGCAGACAAACTGTGGCACCAATACCTCAAGTCAAACCTGCTCAATTCAATGCTGTCAGAAAAGACGCTGGAGGAAAGCAAAACAACACTGCGCAAGCGTTACGCTAATCAACTGCGCCGCCTCAAGCAGCAAACTCCCGAAGAAGCATTTAGCGTGATGATGAACTCACTCACCACACTCTATGATCCACACACCAATTATTTATCGCCCGAAAATGCAGAGAACTTTGATATTAGTATGTCACTGGAACTACAGGGAATTGGCGCCGTATTGCAGAGCGATGAAGATTACACCAAAGTCAGTAGTTTAGTGGTGGGCGGCCCAGCGCAAAAACAAGGTCAACTAAAGCCCAACGATAAAATTGTTTCTATTGCACAGGGTATTGATGGCGAGTTTGTCGATGTAGTTGGCTGGCGCCTTGATGAAGTAGTCAAATTAATTCGCGGGCCCAAAGGCACTATTGTTCGCCTGGAAGTGATGCCTGCCGACCCAACCGCTACCGCGAACAAGCAGGTCACTATTAAACGTGAAACAGTAAAATTAGAGGATCAGGCTGCCAAAAAAGCGGTATTTGAAATTAAAAATGGTGACACCACCTTTAAACTGGGTGTTATTGATATTCCGACTTTTTATATGAATTTTGAGGCTTACCAAAAAGGCGACCCCAATTACAAAAGTACCACTCGCGACGTTTACAACTTACTTAATGAATTAAACAAAGAAAAAGTTGACGGGATTATTATCGACTTGCGCGACAATGGTGGCGGGTCTTTACCGGAAGCAGCAATGCTCACGGATCTGTTTGTTGACCCGGGCCCTGTTGTACAAATTCGCCAAAGCGATGACACAGTTTCGCGCAATTATCGCGCTTATCAGCCCGCTGTTTATCGCGCTCCTGTCGCCGTGCTGATCAACCGTTTAAGCGCCTCTGCATCGGAAATTTTTGCAGGGGCAATTCAAGATTACGGTCGTGGCATTGTGATTGGTTCAACCACCTTTGGTAAGGGTTCAGTGCAAAACCTGGTTGACTTAAAACATGGTCGCCTGAAGATAACTGAAGCCAAATTTTATCGCATCTCTGGTGACAGTACCCAGCATCGCGGCGTCATCCCTGATGTCTCACTACCGAGCCTTCTGGATCCGGATGAAATCGGCGAAAGCAGTTACGACAATGCACTGCCTTGGGATCGAATTCATCCAGCACCGCATCAAAACTATTACAACATTAGTAAATTTCTACCGCGGATTGAAACAGCGCATCAAGAGCGCTTGGCACGAGACCCTGAATTTATTTACTTGAACAAGCAAAGCGAAATATTTAAAGAAGCAGCGGCAAAAAAAGAAGTTTCTTTGCGCCTTGCAACACGTAAACAAGAACAGCAGCAGCTTGAAGAACGCATGCTGAAAATGGAGAACGAATTGCGCGCTGCGAAAGGAGAAAAACCTTACGCTGATTATGCAGCGCTCAAAGCAGACAAAGGTGGAGACGATCCGGATGCAGAACCTGAACAAGAAAATAATAAGGAAATTAATCCCAAAGAAGATCCTT
Coding sequences within it:
- a CDS encoding carboxy terminal-processing peptidase → MQIAVVRSLKFTLLSVLISLSLPGLAAVEELKPSPEQSKAVTDLVEKLSKEHYRDQELNDALSSRYLDEYLKSLDNAKNFFLQADINEFEKYRKTFDDDYKKGQLDNSFAIYNRFNKRMVERLEKVIKELDDPKTKFDFDVEESIVIDREKAAWPATAAEADKLWHQYLKSNLLNSMLSEKTLEESKTTLRKRYANQLRRLKQQTPEEAFSVMMNSLTTLYDPHTNYLSPENAENFDISMSLELQGIGAVLQSDEDYTKVSSLVVGGPAQKQGQLKPNDKIVSIAQGIDGEFVDVVGWRLDEVVKLIRGPKGTIVRLEVMPADPTATANKQVTIKRETVKLEDQAAKKAVFEIKNGDTTFKLGVIDIPTFYMNFEAYQKGDPNYKSTTRDVYNLLNELNKEKVDGIIIDLRDNGGGSLPEAAMLTDLFVDPGPVVQIRQSDDTVSRNYRAYQPAVYRAPVAVLINRLSASASEIFAGAIQDYGRGIVIGSTTFGKGSVQNLVDLKHGRLKITEAKFYRISGDSTQHRGVIPDVSLPSLLDPDEIGESSYDNALPWDRIHPAPHQNYYNISKFLPRIETAHQERLARDPEFIYLNKQSEIFKEAAAKKEVSLRLATRKQEQQQLEERMLKMENELRAAKGEKPYADYAALKADKGGDDPDAEPEQENNKEINPKEDPYLMEAGHILADFIGQVKAPESKVAQQ